In the Candidatus Methanoperedens sp. genome, TTGTCATGATACTGGTTCAAACTTTGAATTCCTATGAATATGATGATGAGAATGCCAAGTATTCCCGTAAGAATACCAAGCCCATCAAAACCAGCTGCGAATGGAATAATAGCTGCTGCAATTATTTCAGCTACTTTTAGCCGTTTGTACCATTTCTGGTTCTCCATACTTTTGGTATCATACCAAGAAATTTGGTCTTCAAGCCTCTCAAATGCCGGATTAACTTCAGCCATGATTATTGCTATACTTTGGCTAAGTATTAAAAATATTCTAATGAATCCAAACAAAAGAACAATACATTTAGCTAATATAGAATAAAGCCGAAAGTGAAACGGCAGGCTTGAAAAAAAATCATGAATTTGAAATTTATTTAGTATTCGTATTACAAAAAATTATACGATATTTTCATTATCAAATGTTGAACGAAGTAAAACATTTTTATATTTCTATGAACAAAGGCATATGATCACTTTTCCATTCATTATATTGACCAACAGAAAAATTTTTTATTGTATTTATTTTATTTTTCTTTAAAAAAATGTAGTCTGTATGATAATGTCGCTTTTTATTATAGAGATCATATAGATGGTAATATGTTGGATTTTTTTCTTTCCCAAAATCTTCTTTTAAGTAATGATGATAAACACTTTCAATGTTGTACTTATTTAGCATATCATTGACATGTTGAAAATCTCCCTCAAGAGAACACGATTCTTTTTTATCCCAGATTATATTCCAATTGAAGTCACCAAATATAATTATATTATTATTATTATTATTATTTAATAGTTCTTCGTATTCTTTTAGAATATTCCAAACTTGAGCAATATAACGATTTTGAGGTTTTTCTTTGTCATTCATTGCCCATATGCCAATAAAAAAAATATCATTTACCTTAAAAGGAATATAAAACCGTGATGTTGGACTTTTTTTATTAAGTTCTATAATTTTATATTTAGAAAATACAGCTATTCCTTTGTTTTTGTCTTCACCTCCTTCCCAAACATAAAATGGAAATAATTTTTCTTTAAACTTATCAGGATGTTCGCACTCTTGTATGAAAGCAACATCTGGATCAAGTCGCTCCACTAAATTTTTTTGTTTATTTCTGAATGCCATGTGTGCATTCCAAGTTACTATTTTCATGGTTTTGAAAGAGAGATCAATTTACTTATATCTTAGATGGATTTGAAAAGTCTTTATAGTTATATTTATACCATTAATTAATTTAATCTTATTAGAATAATTGAAACCACATAAGTCTTTACACGATCATGAATTTCACACCCGCAATGACAAGAACTACCGCAAGCAGTTGGTAAATAGTTTCATTCGCAAATCTGCGGCTTCCCATGTATGAGCCTATTGTTCCCCCAAGAACTGCCGCAAAACCCAGTATATAAATCGTATCAGGCAAAAATCTCACTCCCGTAAGATGTCCCGCTATCCCGGCTATTGAGTTCACAAGAATGAATACGGCAGAAACGCCTGCTGCCTGCTTCGTCTCTGCCCAGCCCATGTACAGGACAAGAGGGGTGAGGAAGATACCGCCGCCCACACCCACCATCCCGGAGAGCAGACCTATTCCGGCGCCGACCAATATAGCTGCCAGGACAGGAATTTGTTTGGATGTATCTGCGGTCGCTGATTGCTTTTTGCTAAAAAAATGGTAAGCTGCGAATAACAGCACAAGACCCACGATTTGTTTGTAAATATTACCAGGGATGGACATAGAACCGCCTATGAATGCAAACGGGATCGAACTGACCGCAAAAGGCCAGAAAGTATTCCATGAAAAATAACCCGCCCTGTGGAATTGCATTGATGCGATTGCTGCAACAAGGATATTCAGGACAAGCGCTATGGGTTTCATTGTATCGGGTGCAAGGCCGAAAAGTGCCATTACTGCCAGGTAGCCTGAAGCTCCGGCATGACCCACTGAGGAATATAATAATCCTGCCATAAATATGAGGCCGGAAAGAATGATTATGTTATCCATGATCATTCAAATTTTCCTGCCATCCTGTCCAGAAGAAGATTTAATAATCGGTTTGTTTCCTGCACATTATTAATACTTTTCAGGATTTCATCAGGTTTCTGGATATATTTCCCTTCCGTGATATCCTCAAGGCAGTTCCTGAACATAAGATCAATGCTCTTAGCATTATATTCAAGATGGAATTGAAGCCCTATTACCCTTCCATCATCATATTCAAAGGCCTGGTTCGCACAGGCCTGGCTCCTGGTGATCCATGTTGCGCCATCCGGTATACTGAAAGTATCTCCATGCCAGTGGACTGGAATGAATTCCCGGGGAAAATCCTTGAAAATCGATGATTTCTTACCTTGCGGAGTTAAAAAAACCGGGAACCAGCCGATCTCTTTATACGTGTTCGGGCTGACCTTCCCCCCAAGAACATCTGCAATAAGCTGGGAACCAAGACAGATACCTAATATTATTTTTTTCTTTGCGATTACATCGCCAATGAATCTCTTTTCAGGGATCAGCCATGGATATTTTTCTTCCTCATAGGTACTCATTGAGCCGCCCATGATTATTAACCAGTCAAAGTCATCGGTATCCGGGAATATTTCATTTTTATATATGCGTGTTCTTGTGATCGTATGACCTTTGATTTTTGCCCATGCTTCGATGTTTGCAAGTCCCTCGAAGGGTTCGTGTTCAAGTGAATGGATTCTCATCTTTTTTCTCCAATTTATCATCTTTCCAGTTCCACCATTTCAGCAGTTCAGGATCATGTCTTTTGTTGGACGCATAGTAAACGGCACAACAAAACACATAAAGCATACACCTATCAACCTGAACGCACTGACTTTCACAAAGTTCACGGTAGAGTTTTTCAGGGTCATTTTCTTTCAGGTCTTCCACTGAACGCAAACTCATGCCCCACAAATCCAGAGATATCTTCTTTCCGACACCGGGGATCTGTTGAAACTTTTTCAAAACAGATTGTTTCATATTCTGTGACATATTCAATCCAATAGATGTGGTGCAGTATCTGTTTCAAACATAATTTTCAACGAAATAACTGAATGATCCATTCTTCTTTTTTGCCGTATCTATACAAAATAATTTCAATATTTCGGACATAAAGTCTATTCGTGAACTGAATTTTTTGGGTTTCAAGTCATTAAAAGCGCTTTTATTAATGTGCTCCGTATTGTGAAATGATTTTATTCCAAATTTCTTGGAAGATCCATCATCAATTCCAGAAAGATACCAGCCCTCTATTTCTCTTACCACAATTAATATTTTATTTTTATCAATATTTTTGAAATCATTTTCTATTCTTTGTTTTCTATCCGTTATGCATGGAGAGCCATTATTATCTGCCACAAAAATATAATCTGCATTCATTGCTTGAATGCTGTTGAGGAATTTGGAAATCTTCTCATTTGTTTCTTGTGCATATTTCCATAATTTAACTGTTTCATATTTATTTTCAAACATAGGTTTAATGATTCTATTGAAAAATCTCTCATCATCATCGCCTTCGATAAAGATGAATAATTTAGACCCCATCTCTCATATCTCCAATAAATTCTGGACATAAAGTTCTTCTATTCCCATTTCATTTTCCAGAAATATTTTTATTTCCTCTTTATCAGATGGCTTTGAAATTGTGGAAAAGCCTTCTTCATTTCTTGATAAAAGATAGATATTATCTAATCCCGCATGTTTTATTACCTCTGGATTATGGGTTGTAATAATGATCTGTTTTTCTTCAGAGACTTCCCTCATCATGTTTACTAATCTGGAAATCAGGTAAGGGTGTATATTCCTTTCTGGTTCTTCAATTATTATGATTGGTTTTCTGTCAAAATATAATGCGATAATTAAAGCAGTAATGTAGATTGTTCCATCAGATAAAAATGATGCAGGTAAGTATTGGTTTTTAGAATATATTTCACGTAATTTAAATAACAAGGATTTATCTGTTAATTTTTCTACATCCATATCCTCAACAAATGGTAAAACATCTCTCACTAAATTCGAAAGTTTTCTTTTATTATCTTCATTTTCCAAAATGTTCTTTAGAACTATGGCTAAATTACTCCCATCCTCTTCAAGATCAGCTTTTCCAGTTATTGGAGTAGCTTTTTTGGGGATCTTTGGATCGATATCATAAATTGAAAAATCAATGAAAAAAGGTGACATTATAAAGAATAAATATTGGAGAAGAAGATTTTTAGATTCGAATTTGTCGTCTCTTAAGAACGGTGGAAGTATATCCTCTTCTCTTATATTCACTTCATCCGGTTGAATTGAACTGAACTTGATTTTCCCGTTAAGTCTTGAAATTAAAATTTTTCCTTTTCCAGGAATTTCCTTTTCATAAAATTTATCCTCAGAGTTGATTCTCTCTAATTTTACAAAGTTACATTTCTGCGTTATTGTTTCTTCAATAATTTCATATCCTTCACCTTCATTTTTAAATTTTATTGTAATTTTATAAATTGTTTCGTATCTATCAATTCTTATTCTTTCATTTTTACTTACTTCAGGCAAAAAACTCATAAATAGATCATCAGTAGTCACTTCTAATGAAAATTCTTCAGATTGATCAATATTTATATTTCTGAGATATTCAATACCCCCCTGTATAGATATTGCATTATCAAGACCAAGATTGGTCATATCTCGTATAAATCTGAAAATCTGAATAAAATTAGATTTCCCTGAAGCATTGGCGCCAACAAATACATTAAACTTGCCAAGTTGCACATCTAAATCCTTGAAACTCTTAAAATTCGATAATCTAATTCTATTTATAGCCATATTTTATACCAGACCTTGCGCAAAGGATAATTCTGCAATGTTTTTATAATATACTACTTTCGTGGCATCTTCATAACCCAGAAAATCAACAAGTTCATCAAATGAAAGTTTTCCCTCAGTAAAGCTTTTTGCTGTAAGTTTCCAGATCGTTTCTTTAATCATCTCACTCATATATATCAATTGTATTATATAGTTATATTCTTTAATATCCCGATCTTTTGCCAGTAATATTTTCTATCTCAATCTTAATAATTGTTACAGTATCAATAATTTTTTTTAAATCTTTTATTTTTTTCAACGATATCTATCTCTTACATATCCTTGATTTCTTTATCTTTGCATCTCATTATTAAACCTGTACGTATGCAACAAATCATCCGCTCTTATAATGCCTATTTTCTCTCCATTTTCGATCACTCCTAAGTATGATGCTTTACAGCGCTCAAACATTACGATCGCATCAAGGATCCATTTATCCGAGTCGATCGTTAGCTTAGGTGAGTGCATGACATAATCTACCGGAATGTCAAGTTTGGCTCTTTCTGCCGCGGTATTCATAATATCTTCCACCGAGATAATGCCAGCAAGCCTGCCGTTTTTACTTACAAGTACACTTGCAACCTTTTTAATCTTCATGAGCTTTGCAGCCTCCCAGAGTTTAGTCCCGGTGGAAACTACCACCGGATGTGGGAGAAGGATGTGGCTGATTTTGGACATATTTTATCGCTTTTCTAATTTTTATTCTCTTTTCACCGCAAAGAACGCTAAGAACGCAAAGCGAAGCAACAATAATCTTTGCGTTCTTTGCGAACTTTGCGGTGTTTTTCTTATATTAGCCGACTTTCACCTCACCTTCGGTTCGCACACAATATTCTTCTTCGGGCACCCGCGCGCGCAGGCGCCGCAACCGATGCAGTCCCCAGGATGCGCCACTGCCATGACCTTTGCGCCGCACAGGTCATCGGCATTGGGATGCTCGATATACTCGAACACACCTCGTCCGCATATCTTGAAACATTTTCCGCAGCATCCGCAGTCGTTGATATTGCTTCTTACAACAAAGGCAGGAGTCCAGATCCCGCCCGATGCAGTTATTCCTGTTACGTAATCCATGATCTCACCTTATTCTTACTGATGCAGCTTATCCGGGTCATATTTGTGTCCCAGGATGGCATTCGTCATCTGGTCAAGCAGGTATATCGAACCATTGTAGCCCAGGATGGAATACCTGTACACACCAACCCGGTCATAAACAGGGAATCCAAAGCGCACAAGCGGAACACCCTCATCATCTGCAATATCCTTGCCCTTTGAGTTACCAAGTATCAGTTCTGTCCCCTGCGATTTTACAATTTCGTGGAATTCATACAGGTCTGTACCTTCAAGGATCTGCGTATCTGTCTTAAATTCAGTATTTACTGCCTTTATATCAGGTGCAAAGTCCTTATGTTTCGTTGCAGTCATCGCTACTGTGGGATTCATCCCTGCTTCAGCGCAGAACCTTACGATGGCTGACACAAGATCAGGGTCGCCGAAAATCGCGACTTTCCGCCCGTACATATAGTGATGTACGTCAACCATACTGTCTATCAGCCGCCCGCGGTCCCTCTTGATTTCATCCGGGATTGTAGCCCCGCTTAATTTGCTAATGTTCTTCACGAACTTATCCGTGTTTGCAATGCCTACAGGCGTTTCTGCAAGGACGGCAGGGACTTTGAACTTGTTCTGGAGATACGTTGCAGCAGAACCTGCTGTCCTGCAAACCGCGATAGTGCCCAGTGAATTTGCCGAGTCAATGATATCTGATGGTTCTGTTCCTCCATCGGGCAGCAAAGGCTTGTGACCGCCTGGCATGATAGGTGTATCAAGAGTCTCTGAGATATCGGAAAGGAATATGTTTTTCACATTCATGATGCGAAGCATATTCTTTATCTCCCTGATATCTCCGGGATTAATTACGCCCGTGATGATGTTTATTTTATTATTGGGTTCACCTTTTACGGCGAGTGTTTCCACAAGAGCCCGCATGGCATTATCGTAGCCTGTAACATGAGTGCCTACATAGCTGGGAGTGGATGCAGGAATTATCCTCACCGTATCATCGGGCACAACCGCCTTCTTTGATATCAGTTTCACATCATCCCCAATAGTCTCGCTCATGCATGTCGTGCATATTCCGATAAGAGCAGGATTTATCCGCGACTTCACGTTCTTTATGGCTTCAGTCAGGTTCTTGGCTCCTCCATATACTGCTGCATCCTCAGCAAGCGAGGAAACCGCTACTTCTGCGGATTCCCTGAAATGGCGAGCGATATTATATCGGGGATATGTGCTGCATCCCTGGGAACCGTGCACAAGCGGCACACAGCCGTGTACTCCCATATAAGCAAGTATGGCGCCCATGGGCTGGCACATCTTTGGAGGATTAATTGTTACACTTCGCGCCATTTTAATTCATCTCCAGAGGCTGGTTAATAAATTTCCAGACAGGGCTGTTCACTGCGACATCAATGTCCTTTGCGAAATTCACGAATCCCTTAAAGCCAGCATAAGGTCCTTCTTCGTAGGAATGGCCGTTGATAAATGGAATACCAAGCTTGTATGTAAGGTATTTCTCCTTCAATCCGCCGATAAAGAAGTCCGGCTTGAGCTTTAACAGATATTCTTCTATCTCAAGGGCATTCGGATTGTCTATGCAGATATGGCCAGGCTTTGCCTTTTCCATTATTTTCTCATAATCGTCCTTATGACCGAACGTCGTTGCCGTGAGGATCGTTTCAATGCCAAGTTCGCGCATCGGTCCCATCCAGTGCCAGGCACGCGGAGCCCCCTGGTATATGAAACACTTCTTACCTTCAAGTTTCTTTCTATAGTGATTGATCCTGGACTGGTACAGTGCAAGCTCTTGTGCTATTACTTTTTCTGCATTTTCTTCTAAATGGAAGAACTTTCCCACATCTCGAAGTGCCTGTGCAGTTTGAGCCATGCCAAACAGGGATACATTAAGATATGGGATGCCGTACCTATCATGGATCATTTTTGCGATATATGTGGATGACCTCTGGCACTGCACGATATTCAGCTTTGCCCTGTGCATGGGTGGAATATCGCTATACGAGGCGTTGCCTGTAAATACCGAGAGAACCTTCACACCCATTCGTTCAAACAACGGCTTGATGATCCAGGCATCGCCGTCGATGTTGAATTCACCCACAATGCACATGTCGTAAGGTGTGGTCTCATGCGGTTCTTCTGTTCCAACTACCTTTTCAAACAGCGTGCGGTTGGCGATGTGATGCCCCAGGGACTGGCTCACGCCCCTGAAACCCTCGCAATGGAAGGGTATCACGGGTATCCCGATCTTTTCCTGGGCCTGTTTGCATATCGAATCAGTATCATCGCCTATCAGCCCGACAACGCATGTTGAATATACGAACACCGCCTTTCCTTCAGGAAAGAGTTCATGAGATTCAATAATAGAATTTAGTAGTTTTTTTCCACCGCCGTATATCACGCTTTCTTCTGTCAGGTCTGTACTGAAGCAGTACTTCCTGTGCAGCTTCGTGTCTGAAAGGTTCCTCCTTGTACCCCAGGTATAGTAGGCACATCCTATCGGTCCGTGCACAAGTTGTATTGCGTCCTTTACAGGCCCGCCAACTACTCCCCTGCATCCTGCGAATGTGCAGCCGCGCTCGGTCATGTCACCCGGAACTGTCTGGACATTGCATATGGGCAATACCATGTTGTCAGGGTCATGGCAAATAATGTGTGGCTGACGCTGCGGTATGGGGATATCGCATTCAGGTAATATGGTTGTCATTTTTACTACTCCTATTTTTTGATATAATTTTTATTTCAACAGTTTTATGATTTACTTCAAGGCCTGTTCTCCTCTTTCTCCAGTTCTCACTCTCACTGTATCCTCTATGGGGCAGACGAAAATTTTACCATCTCCAATGTGCCCGCTCTGGTTTGTCCTGATTATGGTTTCAACCACTTTCGGGACATCATCATCCTCGACCATAATTGAAATCATCCTTTTAGGGATAAAGCGCATGCTAACCCCTAAGTTTTTTTCCTTTAACTCTGTGAGTGCGGGATCGAGCTCATAATTCCAGCCAGGCAGTCCTTTCTGTTTGCCCCTGCCTTCTACGCTTATCATCGTAAGCGCTGGCACTCCTATTCCCATAAGCCCGGCTTTTGTCTCCTGCAAATTATGCCTTCGGATTATAGCGATAACTTCCTTCATATTTTCACCTATAGCCCTGATGCGCCTGTCCTCACAGTATAAACTTCTGAAACATCGGTCACGAATATCTTGCCGTCGCCGATATTCCCGGTGCGTGCACTGTTCTGGATGACGTTGACTGCTTTTGTTACTTCTTCATCATTCACAACAAGCATCAGCATCACTTTGGGCAGCTCGTCGTAGCATACCGTTCCTACCCTGATCCCTTTTTGCCTGCCGCGCCCGAACACGTTCATCTTGGTGAGGGACACAAATCCTTCTTTTTCCAGGTGCTCAACAACTTTTTCTTCCCTGTTTGGTCTTATTATTGCACGTATCATCTTCATATTCTCACCTCTCCACTATTCCGTATTCAACCATCATATCCTCAAGTTCCTGCATCGCCATGGGCTTCGGGATCACAAAATTCGTATTCCCTATAATGTTTTTTGCAAGCGACCTGTAAACCTCTGCCTGCTTGCAGGCAGGATCAAAGTCGATCACGGTTTTGCGGTTGATCTCAGCACGCTGCACCATATTGTCACGGGGTATAAATTGGATCAAATGCGATCCGATCTTCTTTGCAAATTCGGTGAGAAGT is a window encoding:
- a CDS encoding ferredoxin: MDYVTGITASGGIWTPAFVVRSNINDCGCCGKCFKICGRGVFEYIEHPNADDLCGAKVMAVAHPGDCIGCGACARGCPKKNIVCEPKVR
- a CDS encoding DUF2813 domain-containing protein; translated protein: MAINRIRLSNFKSFKDLDVQLGKFNVFVGANASGKSNFIQIFRFIRDMTNLGLDNAISIQGGIEYLRNINIDQSEEFSLEVTTDDLFMSFLPEVSKNERIRIDRYETIYKITIKFKNEGEGYEIIEETITQKCNFVKLERINSEDKFYEKEIPGKGKILISRLNGKIKFSSIQPDEVNIREEDILPPFLRDDKFESKNLLLQYLFFIMSPFFIDFSIYDIDPKIPKKATPITGKADLEEDGSNLAIVLKNILENEDNKRKLSNLVRDVLPFVEDMDVEKLTDKSLLFKLREIYSKNQYLPASFLSDGTIYITALIIALYFDRKPIIIIEEPERNIHPYLISRLVNMMREVSEEKQIIITTHNPEVIKHAGLDNIYLLSRNEEGFSTISKPSDKEEIKIFLENEMGIEELYVQNLLEI
- a CDS encoding DUF4231 domain-containing protein, whose product is MAEVNPAFERLEDQISWYDTKSMENQKWYKRLKVAEIIAAAIIPFAAGFDGLGILTGILGILIIIFIGIQSLNQYHDNWISYRSTAEQLKHEKYLWLSKAGAYKDINNPEVMLAERIESLISREHAKWEATMEKTVRDQKK
- a CDS encoding sulfite exporter TauE/SafE family protein; translation: MDNIIILSGLIFMAGLLYSSVGHAGASGYLAVMALFGLAPDTMKPIALVLNILVAAIASMQFHRAGYFSWNTFWPFAVSSIPFAFIGGSMSIPGNIYKQIVGLVLLFAAYHFFSKKQSATADTSKQIPVLAAILVGAGIGLLSGMVGVGGGIFLTPLVLYMGWAETKQAAGVSAVFILVNSIAGIAGHLTGVRFLPDTIYILGFAAVLGGTIGSYMGSRRFANETIYQLLAVVLVIAGVKFMIV
- a CDS encoding endonuclease/exonuclease/phosphatase family protein, which codes for MKIVTWNAHMAFRNKQKNLVERLDPDVAFIQECEHPDKFKEKLFPFYVWEGGEDKNKGIAVFSKYKIIELNKKSPTSRFYIPFKVNDIFFIGIWAMNDKEKPQNRYIAQVWNILKEYEELLNNNNNNNIIIFGDFNWNIIWDKKESCSLEGDFQHVNDMLNKYNIESVYHHYLKEDFGKEKNPTYYHLYDLYNKKRHYHTDYIFLKKNKINTIKNFSVGQYNEWKSDHMPLFIEI
- a CDS encoding pathogenicity locus, encoding MSQNMKQSVLKKFQQIPGVGKKISLDLWGMSLRSVEDLKENDPEKLYRELCESQCVQVDRCMLYVFCCAVYYASNKRHDPELLKWWNWKDDKLEKKDENPFT
- a CDS encoding type 1 glutamine amidotransferase, which translates into the protein MRIHSLEHEPFEGLANIEAWAKIKGHTITRTRIYKNEIFPDTDDFDWLIIMGGSMSTYEEEKYPWLIPEKRFIGDVIAKKKIILGICLGSQLIADVLGGKVSPNTYKEIGWFPVFLTPQGKKSSIFKDFPREFIPVHWHGDTFSIPDGATWITRSQACANQAFEYDDGRVIGLQFHLEYNAKSIDLMFRNCLEDITEGKYIQKPDEILKSINNVQETNRLLNLLLDRMAGKFE
- a CDS encoding P-II family nitrogen regulator — encoded protein: MKEVIAIIRRHNLQETKAGLMGIGVPALTMISVEGRGKQKGLPGWNYELDPALTELKEKNLGVSMRFIPKRMISIMVEDDDVPKVVETIIRTNQSGHIGDGKIFVCPIEDTVRVRTGERGEQALK
- a CDS encoding nitrogenase component I subunit alpha, producing the protein MTTILPECDIPIPQRQPHIICHDPDNMVLPICNVQTVPGDMTERGCTFAGCRGVVGGPVKDAIQLVHGPIGCAYYTWGTRRNLSDTKLHRKYCFSTDLTEESVIYGGGKKLLNSIIESHELFPEGKAVFVYSTCVVGLIGDDTDSICKQAQEKIGIPVIPFHCEGFRGVSQSLGHHIANRTLFEKVVGTEEPHETTPYDMCIVGEFNIDGDAWIIKPLFERMGVKVLSVFTGNASYSDIPPMHRAKLNIVQCQRSSTYIAKMIHDRYGIPYLNVSLFGMAQTAQALRDVGKFFHLEENAEKVIAQELALYQSRINHYRKKLEGKKCFIYQGAPRAWHWMGPMRELGIETILTATTFGHKDDYEKIMEKAKPGHICIDNPNALEIEEYLLKLKPDFFIGGLKEKYLTYKLGIPFINGHSYEEGPYAGFKGFVNFAKDIDVAVNSPVWKFINQPLEMN
- a CDS encoding CBS domain-containing protein, which produces MSKISHILLPHPVVVSTGTKLWEAAKLMKIKKVASVLVSKNGRLAGIISVEDIMNTAAERAKLDIPVDYVMHSPKLTIDSDKWILDAIVMFERCKASYLGVIENGEKIGIIRADDLLHTYRFNNEMQR
- a CDS encoding P-II family nitrogen regulator: MKMIRAIIRPNREEKVVEHLEKEGFVSLTKMNVFGRGRQKGIRVGTVCYDELPKVMLMLVVNDEEVTKAVNVIQNSARTGNIGDGKIFVTDVSEVYTVRTGASGL